CGTCGGGCCGGGGAGCCGGCCAGCACGGCCGCGCTAGCCGGCGAAACCGCCCTGCTCCAGGAATGCCTGTTCCTGCGCCGTGGAAACGCGGCCGAGCAGCGCGTTGCGATGGGGAAACCGGCCGAAACGGGCGATGATGTCGCGGTGCAGGATGGCAAAATCCCTGCTGCGTGCATCCAGGCGCTGCGCCAGTTGCACCGAGAGTGCCTGGTCGTCCGGGTCTTCCGAATGCTCGAATGGAAGATAGAAGAAGACCAGCATCCCGGCTTCCACCTGCCTGTCCAGTCCCTGTTCCACCGCCTGCCTGGCGAAGAATCGCGCCAGGGGATCGGTGGCATACATGTGCGCGGTGCCGCGATAGGCGTTGCGGGGATATTGATCCAGCAGGACCAGCAGGGCGAGCACCCCCGGGGCCGTGGCCGCCCAATGATCCAGGGCGCGGCGCGCGGCCGCCAGATGCAATGCCGCGAAGCGCTCGGAAAACGCGGCGTCGAATGCGGCGTCCTTGGCGAACCATTTGCGCGGGCCCGCATCCTTCCAGAATTCCAGGACCGCGGCCGCGTCGGTCGGCAGGTCTTGTTGGGTGTTCGACATGAGGCTGGCTTCCCCACCGTGATTGACGGCCAGATTATCGGCCATCCCGGCGCGATGGATCAGCGGGCCGTCTGGCGAGCCGCGTCGATATGGGTATGCCCTTCCAGCAACATGCCGCCGCGCCCGGGCACCTGGGCCTGGACGACGATACGCCATTCTCCTGTGATGACCAGGGGAACGTCGTCGACGATCCACGCTCCGCGCGCGTCGCCGTCCGCGGGACGGGCCGGTCGAACGATGCCTTCGATGCCTATCCTCGGCATGGAGAAGGTCGTCGTCAATTCCCTGGGTTGCAGCGGACTGCCATCATTCGCGGTGATGGCGATGGTCACGCGCGCATGGCCGTTCGGGTCCGGGACGACGTGGGCCTCTCCCGCGCCGCCCGCGCCCCGCAGCGACACGGTGTCGTGACGGACCGGCATGGACAAGGCTTGCGGCTCGGCCAGCGGCGGGGCGAAGCGCCACAGCGCCACCGCAAACAGGATGGCGAGGGCAAGCGCGATTTCCCATCGTATATTGAGGACCAGGGCACGCAGGGCATCCAGGTTCCCGCGCAAGGCTGCGGCGGTCCATCGCCATCGGTTGGCCGCGCCCAGCGCCAACAGGGCCACGACGAGCGCCAGTTTGGCCAGGAGCACCCTGCCGAAGTACGTACGCCACAAATCCGCCGGCTCCCGCAATTGCCACCACGCCAGCACCAGGCCGGTGGCGACCAGCAGGACGACTATGGCCAGCGCCGCCCGGGAAAAGCGGCGCAAGGGCGTTTCGCCATACCCCGCCAGCAACAGGACCGGCAGGGAGGCCAGCGCCCCGAGCCAGGCGGAGGCCGCAAGAACGTGGAGGAACACGACGATGCGCGAGGCACTGCCATCGGTGGCCGTGGCCGCATGCCCGCTGGACGCCAGCGCCAGGCCCAGCAGGAGCATGGCCAGCGACGCCAGCCCACGGCGCCAACGCGCCGACGCGACGACACAGGCGAAGAGCCCGATCAGCACGGCGGCTTCGGCAATCCACACCAGCGCGCCATAGGAAGTGCTCATGGCCGCGCTCCAGCAGGCGCGCGTGATCACGGCCGACCAGGGCGCACCAAGGGCGTCCAGGCCTTGCAGGCCCAGCGACACCGGCGCGGCGACGGCCGCCACCAGCAGCGCGGGCAGGTGCTTGCGGCAGCTGCCCGCTTCGTATTGCGCCGCCCAGGCATCGAAGGCCACGCCGCCGATGCCGAACATCAGGCCCGCCAATAGCGCGAGCGAGACCACGATGATGGCCGGATAGAGCAAGGGCGCGTGGTAAGGCGGTGCGGCGGCGCGGGCCTGGCGATCGGGGGAGCCCACGACGAAGTTCAGGGTGCCGCCCACCGGATGGCCGTCGGCGGACGCGACGCGCCAGCTGAAAAGATAGCTGCCCAGCGGGGCTTGCGGGGGCACCCCCACGGACAGTGTCGTGTCGTGGATTTCGGCCTGGTCCAATTGCACCGTCTGGCCGCCGGGGCCCAGCAGGGTGAGAACCAGCGGCGTGACCGGTTCGCTGAAGGTCAGGATGAGGTCGCGGGGCGGTGCGACGAGGACAGTGCCGTCCGCCGGCACGATTTCCATCAACCGCGCATGGGCGTGCGCCGTGGCGGTCAGCACGGAAAGACAAGCGAAGAAAAAGGCCGCCGCGATTCGTCTCATGACGACTATCCTGACTCGGTTGGGGCGGCAGTATCCGCTCGCCCCGCCGGTTGGACAGGAGGGGAGCTGCGCGCGACCGTCATTCTATCCATCAGGACCAGGCTTGTCGCATTTAGTGACGAGCCCGGCAGCGTCCGATGCGGCTCGGCGATATCCAGTGCTATTCCGTGTCGCGGAACTGCATGCGGTAGAGCGAGGCGTACAAGCCGTTGGCCGCCAGCAGTTCTTCGTGACGACCCTGCTCCATGACCTTGCCGGCGTCCAGGACCACGATGCGGTCGGCGTTCTGCACGGTGGAAAGCCGGTGGGCGATCACCAGGGTTGTACGCCCCTTCATCAGGCGCTCCAGCGAAGCCTGCACCTGGCGCTCGGATTCGTTATCCAGGGCGGAGGTGGCTTCGTCCAGGATCAGGATGGGCGCATTCTTGATCAACGCCCGCGCGATCGCCAGCCGCTGGCGCTGGCCGCCGGACAGGCGGGCGGCGTTTTCACCGACCGGGGTATGTATGCCCTTGGGCAGGCCTTCGACGAAATCGCGCAGGTTGGCGGCCTCCAGGGCTTCCAGCACCTGCTGGTCGCTGGCCTGGCCCAGGGCGCCGTAGCCGACGTTGACCGCGATGGTGTCGTCGAACAGCACCACGTCCTGGCTGACCAGCGACAGATGCGAACGCAGGCTGCCGAAGCTCAGATCCTGGATGTCGATGCCGTCGATGGCTATCCGGCCGGCGGTGGGATTGACGAAACGCGGCAGCATGTTCACCAGCGTGGTCTTGCCGCTGCCGGATCGTCCCACCAGGGCCACCGTTTCGCCGGGGTTCACGACGAACGAGACATCGCTGACAGTGTCGCGGGCGGCATCGGGGAACCGGTGGCATACGCCGCTGAATTCGACCTGGCCGCGTATCGGCTCGGGCAGCGCCAGGGTACCGGTTTCCTGCTCGGGAACTTCGTCGATCAAGGTGAACACGCTTTCGGCGGAAACCAGCATGCGCTGCATGCGGCCGGCCAGATTGGTCAGCCGCTTGACCGGGTCGAACAGCTGCGCCAGCGAGGCCATGAAGGCGGCGAAGCTGCCGGCCGTCAGCGTGCCGGCATTGGCCTGGCCCAGCGCGACGGCAATGATCCCGGCGACGGACAAGGCGATGCAGACCTGGGTCAGGGGCGTCATCGCGGCGTCCGCGATGGCGCTACGCATGGCGAAGCGGCGCAGGCGCGAATTGACGTAGCCGAAACGGCTGCGTTCGTATTCGTAGCCGTCGAACAGCTTGATGACGCGCTGGCCGTCGATGCCCTCGCCCACCACGCGCGTGAGCTCGGCATTCATGTTGACCGTGTCGCGGTTGATCTTGCGCAGGCGGCGGATGAAGACGCGGGCGATCAGCACCGAGACCGGCAGCATGACCAGGATGATCAGCGTCAGCAGCCAGGACATGTACAGCAGCACGCAGATGAGCGCCACCACGACCAGGCTTTCACGCACCAGCACCGTGATGACGTCGGTGGCGTAGCCCGTGACGTTGCCGGCATCGATGGTGAAGCGGTTCAGCAAGCGGCCGGTATCGCCTCGCTTGAACTGTTCGTCGGGCAGGCCGAGCAGCCGGTCGAACATTTCCTGGCGGATACCGCGCAATACGTTGTTGGCCACCCAGGCCAGCAGGTAGTCGCTGAAGAAATTGCAGATCCCGCGCAGGAAGATGAGCCCGACCACGGCCAGGGGGATGGCCCAGACATAATAGGGCTTGGCGCCGCTGAAGCCGTCGTCCAGCAGGGGCTTCATGATGACGGCCAGCGTCGGTTGGGTGCCGGCGGCGCCCGCCATCAGCAGGACCGCCAGGACCAGGGCCTTCCAGTGGGTGCCGACGCGCGAATAAATACGTTTCCAGAGCACAGCCTTGACCGGATGCGATCCGGACGGCCTGGTGCGATTGGCAGAATCCAAGAAATCTCTCGCTTTTATACAATCCGTGCGGGGCATTGTACCGTCGGCCGCATGACAGCCCGGGGCGGTTGCGGTGTTCTTCACATTGCTGATTACCTCTTTTATGCCATCCATCACACGTCTGTATGTGCGGCTGCCCAATTGGGTAGGCGATGTCTGCATGAGCTTGCCTACGCTGCGCCTGCTGCGCGGCACCGGGCTGCCGCTCGTCCTGTGCGCCCGCCCCTGGGCCAGGGACCTGCTTGCCGGCGTGGCCGGCCAGGACGACTTCATCGCCATGCGGGGCGCGCTCTGGCAGGACCGCGGCGCCGTGCGGCAGCATGTGCGCCAGGCCGGCAGGGGCGGCGTGGCCCTGGCGCTGCCGGATTCCCTGTCCAGCGCGGCGGCCTTCCGGCTGGCGGGCCTGCCGGTGGCCGGCTACCGTGACGACGGCCGCAGCCTGTTGCTGCGCTGGCCGGTGGACAAGCCCGGCGCGTCGCTGCACGCGGTGGAGTCCTGGTATTACCTGGCGCGGCAGGCCCTGTTGCGCTGGGGGCTGCCCGCCGGCGACGCGGCGCCCGCCGCCGAGCTCGGGCTGGCCCTGACCGCCGCGCACCATGCGCAGGCGCAGGCCACCCTGGATGGCGCGGGCTTGGGGCAGGCGCCCTTCGTGCTGATCGCGCCGACGGCAACCGGCCTGCATCGGGGCCGCAACAAGGTGTGGCCCGGCTACGCCGAGCTGACCCGCGCATTGCAGGCCCGCGGCGTCCGGGTGGCCATGTGCCCGCCCCCCGCCGAAGTGGAGGCCGCCCGCACCAATGCGCCGGACGCCCTGCTCCTGCCGGCCCTGGGTCTGGGCGCCTATGCCGCGCTGACCACCCGCGCGGCGCTGGTCATATGCAACGATTCCGGGGTGTCGCACGTGGCGGCAGCCACCGGGGCGCGCCAGATCACGCTGTTCGGGGTCACGCAGCGCGAACGCACCGGCCCGTGGTCGGCGTCCGCGCATTGCCTGGGTTCCGACCAGGGCTGGCCGGGCGTGCAGGAAGTCCTGGGCGAAGCGGAAGCGCTGTTGAATGCCGAGAATGCCGACAAGGGCGGCCGGACGCCGCATGAATTGACAGGCGCGGCGCCGGCCTGAACAATTGTCGCGGTATGTCTATCGTCAGTCTTCTCGCTTATCTGATCATCCCCCTGTATTTGTGCCTGACGCTGGCGGGCCTGGGCGTGGTGCTGGCGTTGTTGCGCTGGCGCAAGACCGGCCTGGCGCTGGCGCTGATCGGGGCGGCCTGGGCCTATGCCTGGTCCCTGCCCGCCACCACGCTGTGGCTGGGCGGCATCCTGGAAAGCGAATATCCCTACCGGTCCCCGGCGGAACTGCCGACCGCCGACGCCATCGTGGTGCTGGGCGGCAACATCGCCAACGACCGTCCGAACTGGTTCCTGCCCTACGAACGCGAGACCGCGATCCGGCGCTTCCAGACCGCCGAACAGCTGTACGACGCCGGCCGGGCGCCCAGGATCGTCCTGTCGGGCGGCGCCCTGAGCGGCGACGTCAGCGAAGCCGAGGGCATGGCCCACGCGCTGCGCCAGTCCGGCGTGCCGCGCAGCGCGATGATCCTGGAAAACGACAGCCGCACGACGTATGAGAACGCCATCCTGACGGAAGGCCAATTGAAGGAACACAACATCCGCACGGTGCTGCTGGTGACCTCGGCCCTGCATATGCCGCGCGCGATGGCGGCCTTCCGCAAACAGGGCGTGACGGCAATTCCCGCGCCATCGCAACCGCAGATCGAGCTGCCGGCCTCGCCGCGGATTTCGCCCTGGCTGCCGGACGAGCGGGCGTTCGACGGCAGCCGCTCCATCATCAAGGAGTACACGGGGCTCTTCCTGTACTGGCTGCGGGGCTGGATCTGATGGACGCCTCCCCCGTCTCCTGCCGGCCGGGCTGCGGCGCCTGTTGCATCGCGCCGTCCATTACGCGTCCGCTGCCGGGCATGCCCGCGGGCAAGCCGGCTGGCGTCCGCTGCGCGCAATTGACCGACGACATGCGCTGCGCGGTGTTCGGGAAACCGGAACGGCCGGACTTCTGCGGTGGCCTGCGGCCGGCGGCGGACATGTGCGGCCCCGATCGCGGACACGCCATCGCGTGGCTGACGCGCCTGAAAGCAGCGACCGCGCCCTCGGCCTGACGCCGGCGCGGCGCCACGCCTACCAGCGGCGGCGCTTGCGGTCCTCGGAGGACGTCAGGGTCTTGCGCAGGAAGGAGAGCAAGCCCGTCGAGCCCGCCACCAGCACGCGCGGCAATCCCATCGGGTCGTCCTTGGCATTGGCCAGGCCGCGTTTGGTCAGCGTGGCGTTGTCGTAGCCGGCCTCGCGCGCCATGGCCATGACGGCTTCGTTGTATTCGCCGTACGGATAGCAGAATGCCGTGACCGGGCCGCCCAGCGCGTCTTCGAGCTCCTGGCGCGAGGCGCCGATCTGGCGCCGGGCCTCGTCGGGCGCGAGTTGCGGCAGGTGCACGTGATCCAGGGTGTGCGAGCCGACCTCGTTGCCGGCAGCCGCCCATTCGCGCATTTCCGCGGCGGTCATGAGCGGCGATGGCGGCACGCCCTGCGCGTGGTCCCAGACATTGCTGCCGCCGAACTGGCGGGCGACGAAATAGTTGGTGGCGGTAAAGCCGTACTGCGCCAGCACGGGCAGCGCGTTGCGGTGCACGTTGCGATAGCCGTCGTCGAAGGTGATCCCGAACACCTTGCCGCTGCGCTCCCCGCGCAGGTACGGCATCAGCTCGCGCATGGACAGGCCGCGGTAGCCGAGACGGCGCATCCAGGACATCTGCCGCTTGAAGTCGGCCGTGTCGACGGTCAGGCCGCGGTATGGCGTGTCGCGCGGCGGCAGCGGGCCGACCTGGTGGTACATGAGGATGGGGATAGCCATGGCGGCGATTATAGGTTCGGACGCTGGCCCCGCACTGCCGCCTGGTAGACATCGAAGGTCGCGTCGACGAAGGTGGACAGGTTGAATTCGCGCAAGCTTTTCTCGCGCGCCGCCGCTCCCATGGACAGCACGCGCGACGGATCGGCCAGCATGCCGCGCAACACCTCCGCGATGGCGCGCGGATCGCGCGCCGGAACGATCCAGCCGTCGTGGCCGTCGCTGACGTTTTCGGGCAGGCCGCCCGCATTCGATACCAGCGCCGGCAGGCCCAGGGACATGGTCTCCCGGCAGGCGAAGGACAAGGCCTCGCGGTAGGACAGCACGAAGCCGACGTCGCAGGCGGCCAGTACGGGTCGCACATCGTCCAGCAAGCCGGGGAATACCACCTGGTCCTGCACACCCAGCGCGCGCACGCGCGCCATCTTCTCGTCATTGGGCGGGTCGCCCGCCACTAGGACGCGGAACCGCTGGCGTTCGTCGGGCCCGAGCTGCGCCAGGCCGGCCAGCAGATCGAGCCAGCCCTTGTCGTAGTCCGTTCCGCCGGAACTGCCCAACAGGATCTTGCCGGGGGCCGTGGGGCCGAAGTATTTTTCGCGCAAGGCGGGGCGCAGCGCATCGGACGGCGGCGCGAAATAGTCCGTGTCGATGCCGTGCCGGATGGTGGCGATGGGCAGCCGGCCATAAGGCGAGCGCCGCAACAGGCCGGCGACGAACTCGCTGACCGCGATGACGCTGTCCGTGCCGAAGCGCGCGCGCATCCGATGCCCCACGGTATCGAGCGGCAGATCGTTGTGCTTGGTGAAGACGATGGGCGGGCGCCGCATGCCCAGGGTGGCGATCATCGCCAGCCGGTGGTCCGTCGATCCGTTCACATGGATGAGGTCGTAGCGTTCCGTGCGGATCAGGCGCCGCAAGGCCGCCGACTCGCCGAACAGCGCCGCCGCCCGCGAACGAAAGGGAATATCCACGGCGCGCACGCCGGGCAGCTCCCCGGCATAGCGGTACAAGCGGCTGGTGCCCGGCGTGGCGACCGTAATGTCGTGCGCGTGCCCCAGGCCGCGCGCCAAGTTCATGATGTAGGTGACGTGCCCCCCGCCATTGCGCGGATGGAAGTTCGTGTAAAGGATTTTCAAGGACGGGGAGCGCCGTCGCGGCGCGCGTTTTCGGAGAGGAACATCAGCTTGGCATAGCGGAAGAAACTGCCCGCCGCGGCCGTCACCGCCAGGACCAGCCCATGGCGGCCATCGAGAAACCCACGCCGGATCACATAGATGCGGATGAAGGTCCAGAAGCCATGCCCCAGCGCGCCGAAGATGCCGGTGCGCTTGCCGCGCGCGTGCATCATGGCCGCCGCGTCGGAAGAGTAGCGATTGACCTTGTTGACCAGGGCATCCAGGTGGGGATACGGGTAGTGCAGGAAATGTCCCTCCAGCCGGCCGATGGCGCCAGGCTGCGCGGGCACCACCTTTTCATGCACCGCCGCGTCGCTGAAGCGCGCGGCACCGCGGCGAAACAGGCGCAGCACGTGATCGGGCCACCAGCCGCTGTGGCGGATGAAGCGGCCGCAGAAATCCGACAGCCGGGCGATTTCGTAGGCGTCGAATTGTGGCGCCGCGATGGCCTGCTGGATGGCGTTTGCGAGTTCCGGCGTGACGCGTTCGTCGGCGTCGATGGACAACACCCATTCGCCTTCGGCGAGGTTCAGCGCGCGATTTTTCTGCGGGCCGAAGCCGGGCCAATCGTGGGTCTGTTCCACGGTCGCGCCCATGGAGCGCGCCAATTCGACGGTGTTATCGGTGCTGCCGGAATCGACCACGATGAACTCGTCGGCGAACGCCACCGAGTCCAGGCAGGCAACGATATTCGCCGCCTCGTTCTTGGTGATGAC
This genomic interval from Bordetella genomosp. 8 contains the following:
- a CDS encoding DUF924 family protein, with amino-acid sequence MSNTQQDLPTDAAAVLEFWKDAGPRKWFAKDAAFDAAFSERFAALHLAAARRALDHWAATAPGVLALLVLLDQYPRNAYRGTAHMYATDPLARFFARQAVEQGLDRQVEAGMLVFFYLPFEHSEDPDDQALSVQLAQRLDARSRDFAILHRDIIARFGRFPHRNALLGRVSTAQEQAFLEQGGFAG
- a CDS encoding copper resistance CopC/CopD family protein, with amino-acid sequence MRRIAAAFFFACLSVLTATAHAHARLMEIVPADGTVLVAPPRDLILTFSEPVTPLVLTLLGPGGQTVQLDQAEIHDTTLSVGVPPQAPLGSYLFSWRVASADGHPVGGTLNFVVGSPDRQARAAAPPYHAPLLYPAIIVVSLALLAGLMFGIGGVAFDAWAAQYEAGSCRKHLPALLVAAVAAPVSLGLQGLDALGAPWSAVITRACWSAAMSTSYGALVWIAEAAVLIGLFACVVASARWRRGLASLAMLLLGLALASSGHAATATDGSASRIVVFLHVLAASAWLGALASLPVLLLAGYGETPLRRFSRAALAIVVLLVATGLVLAWWQLREPADLWRTYFGRVLLAKLALVVALLALGAANRWRWTAAALRGNLDALRALVLNIRWEIALALAILFAVALWRFAPPLAEPQALSMPVRHDTVSLRGAGGAGEAHVVPDPNGHARVTIAITANDGSPLQPRELTTTFSMPRIGIEGIVRPARPADGDARGAWIVDDVPLVITGEWRIVVQAQVPGRGGMLLEGHTHIDAARQTAR
- the msbA gene encoding lipid A export permease/ATP-binding protein MsbA, which encodes MPRTDCIKARDFLDSANRTRPSGSHPVKAVLWKRIYSRVGTHWKALVLAVLLMAGAAGTQPTLAVIMKPLLDDGFSGAKPYYVWAIPLAVVGLIFLRGICNFFSDYLLAWVANNVLRGIRQEMFDRLLGLPDEQFKRGDTGRLLNRFTIDAGNVTGYATDVITVLVRESLVVVALICVLLYMSWLLTLIILVMLPVSVLIARVFIRRLRKINRDTVNMNAELTRVVGEGIDGQRVIKLFDGYEYERSRFGYVNSRLRRFAMRSAIADAAMTPLTQVCIALSVAGIIAVALGQANAGTLTAGSFAAFMASLAQLFDPVKRLTNLAGRMQRMLVSAESVFTLIDEVPEQETGTLALPEPIRGQVEFSGVCHRFPDAARDTVSDVSFVVNPGETVALVGRSGSGKTTLVNMLPRFVNPTAGRIAIDGIDIQDLSFGSLRSHLSLVSQDVVLFDDTIAVNVGYGALGQASDQQVLEALEAANLRDFVEGLPKGIHTPVGENAARLSGGQRQRLAIARALIKNAPILILDEATSALDNESERQVQASLERLMKGRTTLVIAHRLSTVQNADRIVVLDAGKVMEQGRHEELLAANGLYASLYRMQFRDTE
- a CDS encoding glycosyltransferase family 9 protein, translated to MPSITRLYVRLPNWVGDVCMSLPTLRLLRGTGLPLVLCARPWARDLLAGVAGQDDFIAMRGALWQDRGAVRQHVRQAGRGGVALALPDSLSSAAAFRLAGLPVAGYRDDGRSLLLRWPVDKPGASLHAVESWYYLARQALLRWGLPAGDAAPAAELGLALTAAHHAQAQATLDGAGLGQAPFVLIAPTATGLHRGRNKVWPGYAELTRALQARGVRVAMCPPPAEVEAARTNAPDALLLPALGLGAYAALTTRAALVICNDSGVSHVAAATGARQITLFGVTQRERTGPWSASAHCLGSDQGWPGVQEVLGEAEALLNAENADKGGRTPHELTGAAPA
- a CDS encoding YdcF family protein is translated as MSIVSLLAYLIIPLYLCLTLAGLGVVLALLRWRKTGLALALIGAAWAYAWSLPATTLWLGGILESEYPYRSPAELPTADAIVVLGGNIANDRPNWFLPYERETAIRRFQTAEQLYDAGRAPRIVLSGGALSGDVSEAEGMAHALRQSGVPRSAMILENDSRTTYENAILTEGQLKEHNIRTVLLVTSALHMPRAMAAFRKQGVTAIPAPSQPQIELPASPRISPWLPDERAFDGSRSIIKEYTGLFLYWLRGWI
- a CDS encoding YkgJ family cysteine cluster protein, whose amino-acid sequence is MDASPVSCRPGCGACCIAPSITRPLPGMPAGKPAGVRCAQLTDDMRCAVFGKPERPDFCGGLRPAADMCGPDRGHAIAWLTRLKAATAPSA
- a CDS encoding polysaccharide deacetylase family protein, which translates into the protein MAIPILMYHQVGPLPPRDTPYRGLTVDTADFKRQMSWMRRLGYRGLSMRELMPYLRGERSGKVFGITFDDGYRNVHRNALPVLAQYGFTATNYFVARQFGGSNVWDHAQGVPPSPLMTAAEMREWAAAGNEVGSHTLDHVHLPQLAPDEARRQIGASRQELEDALGGPVTAFCYPYGEYNEAVMAMAREAGYDNATLTKRGLANAKDDPMGLPRVLVAGSTGLLSFLRKTLTSSEDRKRRRW
- a CDS encoding glycosyltransferase family 4 protein translates to MKILYTNFHPRNGGGHVTYIMNLARGLGHAHDITVATPGTSRLYRYAGELPGVRAVDIPFRSRAAALFGESAALRRLIRTERYDLIHVNGSTDHRLAMIATLGMRRPPIVFTKHNDLPLDTVGHRMRARFGTDSVIAVSEFVAGLLRRSPYGRLPIATIRHGIDTDYFAPPSDALRPALREKYFGPTAPGKILLGSSGGTDYDKGWLDLLAGLAQLGPDERQRFRVLVAGDPPNDEKMARVRALGVQDQVVFPGLLDDVRPVLAACDVGFVLSYREALSFACRETMSLGLPALVSNAGGLPENVSDGHDGWIVPARDPRAIAEVLRGMLADPSRVLSMGAAAREKSLREFNLSTFVDATFDVYQAAVRGQRPNL
- a CDS encoding glycosyltransferase family 2 protein, with translation MKLSVIVITKNEAANIVACLDSVAFADEFIVVDSGSTDNTVELARSMGATVEQTHDWPGFGPQKNRALNLAEGEWVLSIDADERVTPELANAIQQAIAAPQFDAYEIARLSDFCGRFIRHSGWWPDHVLRLFRRGAARFSDAAVHEKVVPAQPGAIGRLEGHFLHYPYPHLDALVNKVNRYSSDAAAMMHARGKRTGIFGALGHGFWTFIRIYVIRRGFLDGRHGLVLAVTAAAGSFFRYAKLMFLSENARRDGAPRP